One Campylobacter sputorum subsp. sputorum DNA segment encodes these proteins:
- the purM gene encoding phosphoribosylformylglycinamidine cyclo-ligase, whose product MISYKEAGVDIDAGNSFVNEIKPFVKSTFRGNEIGSIGSFSGAVRLPSGYKNPAILGATDGVGTKLRLAIDANMLDGVGIDLVAMCVNDLICNFATPLFFLDYYATAKLDIDSAKRVVKSISEGCKIAKCSLIGGETAEMPSMYQDGDFDLAGFATGIAEIDEIDRSKFVKKGDILIALPSSGLHSNGFSLARKVISELGLKFDEKIGSKTLIQTLLEPTRIYVDEFLNLKDKINAMAHITGGGLVENLPRVFPDGIGAKIEKNAIKTPEIFNIISKCVDEKEMQRTFNNGVGMVLCVDKNNVDFILNQTDGYVIGELCSDTSGVKLI is encoded by the coding sequence ATGATAAGTTACAAAGAGGCAGGAGTTGATATAGATGCTGGAAATAGCTTTGTTAATGAGATAAAACCATTTGTAAAATCAACTTTTAGAGGAAATGAAATAGGTTCAATTGGCTCATTTTCTGGTGCGGTAAGATTACCAAGCGGATATAAAAATCCAGCAATTTTAGGAGCAACTGATGGTGTTGGAACAAAACTTCGCCTTGCCATAGATGCAAATATGCTTGATGGCGTTGGAATTGACCTTGTTGCAATGTGCGTAAATGATTTAATTTGCAACTTTGCTACACCGCTTTTTTTCTTAGATTACTATGCTACAGCAAAACTTGACATAGATAGTGCAAAAAGAGTTGTAAAAAGTATAAGCGAGGGATGCAAGATAGCAAAATGCTCATTAATCGGTGGTGAAACAGCAGAAATGCCATCAATGTATCAAGATGGTGATTTTGATTTAGCTGGATTTGCTACAGGTATAGCAGAAATTGATGAGATAGATAGAAGTAAATTTGTAAAAAAAGGCGATATATTAATAGCACTTCCAAGTAGCGGACTTCACTCAAATGGTTTTAGTTTAGCAAGAAAAGTTATAAGCGAACTTGGACTTAAATTTGATGAGAAAATAGGCTCTAAAACACTCATACAAACTCTACTTGAACCAACTAGAATTTATGTAGATGAGTTTTTAAATTTAAAAGACAAAATAAATGCAATGGCACATATAACAGGCGGTGGCTTAGTTGAAAATTTACCTAGAGTTTTTCCTGATGGTATTGGTGCTAAAATAGAAAAAAATGCCATAAAAACTCCTGAGATATTTAACATTATATCAAAATGCGTTGATGAAAAAGAGATGCAAAGAACTTTCAATAACGGCGTTGGAATGGTGTTATGTGTTGATAAAAATAATGTTGATTTTATCCTTAATCAAACAGACGGATATGTTATCGGGGAGCTTTGTAGTGATACAAGCGGAGTAAAACTTATATAA
- the coaE gene encoding dephospho-CoA kinase (Dephospho-CoA kinase (CoaE) performs the final step in coenzyme A biosynthesis.): MKYKYAIVLTGCIASGKSSVANILKLYGFKVIDADEISHNVLDELANEIAQIFGKEFVDSKKVNRKKLGEYVFKDKFELTKLENLLHPKIKERIYKLADELEKTNFPYFVDIPLFYEKKNYDFNKVVVVYTPKQTVLKRLTKRDKIDEKTALQRLNLQIDIEEKRKMADFVIDNSGDLKHLNAQIEKFISNLKKIYSFSL, translated from the coding sequence ATGAAATACAAATATGCTATTGTTTTAACAGGCTGTATTGCAAGCGGCAAAAGTAGTGTTGCAAATATTTTAAAATTATATGGTTTTAAAGTAATTGATGCTGATGAGATAAGTCACAATGTATTAGATGAGTTGGCAAATGAAATAGCTCAAATTTTTGGAAAAGAGTTTGTCGATAGTAAAAAAGTAAATCGTAAAAAACTTGGCGAGTATGTTTTTAAGGATAAATTTGAACTTACTAAATTAGAAAATTTACTGCATCCGAAGATAAAAGAGAGAATTTATAAGTTAGCAGATGAGCTAGAAAAGACAAATTTTCCATATTTTGTAGATATACCGCTTTTTTATGAGAAAAAAAATTATGATTTTAATAAAGTTGTAGTTGTTTATACGCCAAAACAAACTGTGCTTAAAAGACTAACAAAAAGAGATAAAATCGATGAAAAAACTGCACTTCAAAGACTAAATTTACAAATAGATATAGAAGAAAAAAGAAAAATGGCTGATTTTGTTATAGACAATAGCGGAGATTTAAAACATTTAAATGCTCAAATAGAAAAATTTATATCAAATTTAAAAAAAATCTACTCATTTTCTTTATAA
- a CDS encoding gamma carbonic anhydrase family protein: protein MNICFNGNLPKIHKNVFIASGAKIIGDVHIDDDSSVWFNCVLRGDVNFIKIGKKTNIQDLTTIHVWHREFDKNGNLIDEGSPVIIGNEVTIGHNCVIHGCKIQDRVLIGMNSTIMDGVVIGEDCIVGAGSLITKNKKFPPYSLILGNPAKLIRKLSDEEIKSIKDSAISYVKFKNNYKENE, encoded by the coding sequence ATGAATATATGCTTTAATGGTAATTTACCTAAAATTCATAAAAATGTTTTCATAGCAAGTGGGGCTAAAATTATCGGGGATGTCCATATAGATGATGATAGCAGTGTTTGGTTTAACTGCGTTTTAAGAGGCGATGTAAATTTCATAAAAATTGGTAAAAAAACAAATATACAAGATCTTACCACAATTCATGTTTGGCATAGAGAATTTGATAAAAATGGCAACTTGATAGACGAAGGCTCTCCTGTTATTATCGGAAATGAAGTAACCATAGGGCATAATTGCGTGATACATGGGTGTAAAATACAAGATAGAGTATTAATTGGAATGAACTCTACTATAATGGATGGAGTGGTTATAGGAGAAGATTGTATAGTTGGGGCTGGAAGCTTAATAACAAAAAATAAAAAATTTCCTCCTTACTCACTTATACTTGGAAATCCTGCAAAGCTTATAAGAAAACTAAGCGATGAAGAGATAAAATCTATAAAAGATTCGGCAATTTCTTATGTAAAATTTAAAAACAATTATAAAGAAAATGAGTAG
- a CDS encoding tetratricopeptide repeat protein, with translation MENSFRLCLYSNVFFDVSYLESKFDGIKNLFFSTYILQNGEFDDELFYELKNGNLSVFLLDLSKELNEAKNILKLLLAEFYNSKIVIIFLGNEYLLDEQEPEFQKYAKENFKVMYLYNQENISKGVISEFEIAKFELNELLDKSLFLNNDKFVLTNDENTNYPNAMALNEQKMEANNALEIWNIEACLKHLKNALELKPLDFASNFYFAYVLMTKNSKKFFIKIKEALINSISIAKKSNDISSYALCAAFLARAYLMAGKQNECISILSDAKNSDENLAFIRYEMAKFLVLKKRFDEAKNELENAFRFNVDTLKLIKKDPFFNDYAELRDDLLKKEDIISSMDEYKINFVDKKIKKDDEKPNFNIENESKKSIFEQLSYIKESLDEMEFDEENSKLHKDEFIKFISNKSKESLEFEEKKKAVKIEHSSNLESSNLKFYNNLLSLKNKKKQSLKSFFITIGFIFIIMLALCFLLSQKNGGFHIGFFIITTVIALGAVIIGGSLINKKYDKMISINSQNRQDAQDELEDIYKQNIKEISQKQDETLKNLYENSIKEKLLNIKNSIESFENIYINSGSIKTIFSSLKNATQGEVVVVSKDDKGYELKEDFPISLEINKTDGHFLAKVVYKDQNEIVLSRFGAYKD, from the coding sequence ATGGAAAATAGTTTTAGACTTTGCTTATATAGTAATGTATTTTTTGATGTGAGTTATCTTGAAAGTAAATTTGACGGTATTAAAAATTTATTCTTCTCTACTTATATTTTGCAAAATGGCGAATTTGACGATGAACTTTTTTATGAATTAAAAAATGGAAATCTTAGTGTTTTTTTGTTGGATTTATCAAAAGAATTAAATGAAGCTAAAAACATACTCAAGCTTTTGTTGGCGGAATTTTATAATTCAAAAATAGTTATAATATTTTTAGGAAATGAGTATCTTTTGGATGAACAAGAGCCAGAGTTTCAAAAATATGCTAAAGAAAATTTTAAAGTTATGTATCTTTATAACCAAGAAAATATATCAAAAGGAGTGATTAGCGAATTTGAGATTGCTAAATTTGAACTAAATGAACTTTTAGACAAATCTCTGTTTTTAAATAATGACAAATTTGTTTTAACAAATGATGAAAATACGAATTATCCAAATGCAATGGCGTTAAATGAACAGAAAATGGAAGCAAATAATGCACTTGAAATTTGGAATATAGAAGCTTGTTTAAAACATTTAAAAAATGCCTTAGAATTAAAACCTCTTGATTTTGCTTCAAATTTTTATTTTGCGTATGTTTTGATGACAAAAAACTCAAAGAAATTTTTTATAAAAATAAAAGAAGCTCTGATAAATTCTATATCAATCGCAAAAAAATCCAACGACATTAGCTCTTATGCATTATGTGCGGCATTTTTAGCTAGAGCTTATTTAATGGCAGGGAAACAAAATGAGTGTATAAGCATACTTAGCGATGCAAAAAATAGCGATGAAAACTTAGCTTTTATAAGATATGAGATGGCTAAATTTTTAGTGTTAAAAAAGAGATTTGATGAAGCTAAAAATGAACTAGAAAATGCATTTAGATTTAATGTAGATACTCTTAAACTAATAAAAAAAGACCCATTTTTTAATGATTATGCGGAGTTAAGAGATGATTTGTTAAAAAAAGAAGACATTATTTCAAGCATGGATGAATACAAAATTAATTTTGTTGATAAGAAAATAAAAAAAGATGATGAAAAGCCAAATTTTAATATAGAAAATGAATCAAAAAAAAGCATATTTGAACAATTAAGCTATATAAAAGAGTCTTTAGATGAGATGGAGTTTGATGAAGAAAATTCTAAATTACACAAAGATGAGTTTATAAAATTTATATCAAATAAAAGTAAAGAAAGTTTAGAATTTGAAGAGAAGAAAAAAGCGGTAAAAATAGAACATTCATCAAATTTAGAAAGCTCTAATCTTAAATTTTATAACAATCTATTGTCTTTAAAAAATAAGAAAAAACAGAGTTTAAAAAGCTTTTTTATAACAATAGGTTTTATTTTTATAATAATGCTTGCTTTGTGTTTTCTTTTGTCGCAGAAAAATGGTGGATTTCATATAGGGTTTTTTATCATAACTACGGTAATTGCACTTGGTGCTGTTATCATAGGTGGTAGCTTAATAAATAAAAAATATGATAAAATGATATCCATAAATTCGCAAAATAGACAAGATGCACAAGATGAGCTTGAAGATATTTATAAACAAAATATCAAAGAAATTTCGCAAAAACAAGATGAAACACTAAAAAATTTATATGAAAACAGTATAAAAGAAAAATTACTTAACATAAAAAACAGCATTGAATCATTTGAAAATATTTATATAAATAGTGGCAGCATTAAAACGATATTTTCTAGTTTAAAAAATGCTACTCAAGGTGAAGTTGTAGTAGTTAGCAAAGATGATAAAGGATATGAATTAAAAGAAGATTTTCCTATATCTTTAGAGATAAATAAAACAGATGGACATTTTTTAGCAAAAGTAGTATATAAAGACCAAAACGAGATAGTATTGTCTCGTTTTGGAGCTTATAAAGACTAA